CAGTATTTAAGCTTCTCAACTTCATTTGACATTTATTACTAGGTTGCTACAATTTACTATCATCATCAGAAATATTCAAATTTAATTTAACATCAAATTAATGTatttataaaaatgtacaaatgggTGTCCTGTCTGATCATGTGCCACCACTTGTCATTCACATTCAAGTTCTGTGTAAATTCAGTTAGTACTTATTTGATCttagtattttcctgtatttctccAGTGATGTTGCTGACAATAAATGAGCATTGACAAGAAATGATGGATAATTTCAGCTCTGTTATAAACAATGTATATTCTAGAAACACTTAGCATGCTAGCAATTAGCACCCTAATGAGCGGTAAATGAACATGAGTATTCTGCTTCATAACTCGACTGATCATGGATCCACTACTATTGTGTAATAAACATCATGAGAGCAGTGGCTGTGCAAACACGAACAAGGTTCATAGCTATGGTTGTGAGTTCCCTTTTGAAGGTTATAAATAATAATACCTAAGTTAGGAAATGGTATAACATGCTGAGTGACAAAGTGCACTCTTGTAACAGAATCTGCCCTGCCAAATAGTGACCCTGAAATAAtgtattaaaattattttcaaaCTAATATTTAGTATTTACTACTGAATGACAGGTGTCCTCTTACCTTGCCTCTGATCTGGTCACTGTGTACTCGAACCATAAGATGTTGGGGATCAGGCTTGTGTCTCGCACCAGGAAGTACTCTGATATTGGCCTTTCAAAGGTCATGGGATAGAAAAAATAAGGAAAGATTAGTAAACGTGTGATAAGACAGTTATAGAAGAATTCAGACAGTGAATGAAATTATCTTCCCCAGTGACATGAGAAAGAAGCAGTGAAATGAGAACAGTTCTTACCACGCTGCTATTTTGGGGAATAATGGTGTCAGCACCTCTTGTGTGAAGAAGAACCAGATTATACCGATCGTACTACCAGCCACTCCGCCATAGAAAACCTGGCTCCAGGTGTGATACAACAGGTAGACCCTGAAAGTAATGAGGAACAACACAGTGCTGAACCAAACACCAACAATACAACACGCTTACAACAATaagtacacacaaaaaaagtcagaGACATACACAGGTAGATGATGCGTTCAATCAAATGTCACTACTGCTGCTGCCACACTGCCCATACAGGCAAACACAGGAGATGCATTTTTTCTGGATTAAAGGCATTACGCACAACATTTGCATTTTCCAATTATCGCAAATGACTTGGTTGACATTCCAGGATGTTTGATATAAATGCTTCATAAATTTCTATACAATAACTGCACATTTTTAAGTATTCAGAGGCAGTAACAAGCTCCTAACTGTGACAGATTTTGACAGATATGAGAATATGGCAACAAAAAGTTCCATAATAACTTCATCATTTGCTGGGAGTTGAGTTTTAACCCACCTGATGAACCCGTAACTAATATTTTACCTCCTTTTGCGCAATTATCTCCAGGGGGAAAAAATGCTCTTTACACGCAAAATATTTCATTATGTTCACATTCACAAAAGCAATGCGTCTGTCGACACATCATCATTGTTGTTTTAATGACAAAATATCCACGTCATTATATTCCACCTATTTTACAAACAGCTGAAGTGTTTATGATGTATTCACATAATGAGCGCGGTACAGGATGAGAATGAACTATTTATAATGACCAGACCTGTACCCTTCATTCTCctggaaaataatgaacataCGGCCTAATTTTAGAACTCAGAGGATTAATCTATTCTTTAACTGCAGCAGATTTTAGAGCAGAAGTCTGTCCCTTACCTGCTGTATGAGACTGATAAGGCAATGCCCAACAGGATGATGGACAGTATGTGTCTCCATAGTAGGTCCACACATCGAGCATTGTTTGTTTGATGCATTCTGAAAAGATAGGAAAACATGAGTCTGCACTATGGCATCAATGTCAtgtgttgaaaaaaaataaataaaaatctcagAACTGATAAAGCATAGGAACTGCAAAGACATTCCTGTAATAGGTTTTCATGTTAAAATAATGTCCACGCAAGAATTTTAGCAAAAGTTGTATAGTCATTctaacacacctgtaacacacaatGCATGACCAAGAAGGTAGATAACACCACTGGACAACTTTTGCTAATTTGCTGAAATAGCGTGCCTGCTGTGAACATACTTAGTTGTAGCAtgaaaaaatgcagaatttaACTGCAAAACAGCTGTTAACAGAGACAACAGAATTGCCTGTAATTCAGTTTCCATGACAAATTAATGGCTGGTAGTCAAGGCTGACATTTTGTTTCATTCCAGAGAAAAGGCACATGAAagttgttgcaaaaaaaaaaaaaaaaatcagggaaaggtatgtatttactgatgatcTACATTTGGATTTTCCAATTCAATTCTGGAGAGTTGGTGAGCAAATCATAATTCCCCAAAGCCTTTGCTTCTGTTAGTCCACATTATAACAAACcccaaagttttgaaaataaaatggGGCCAGGAAGCGTTTCAGTTTCAGGTCGATTAAAAGGCTAGAGTAGCGTGGACACTAGGTGTAAATGTAGCACAAACCCCTCACAATGTGGACAAAGCGTAATGTTACTGAGACAATGGAGAGTTTCTACTGTATAGATTACTGCACTTTGTTGTCCTTCTGAGAATTTGAGAGCTGTACCTTCCTACCCTTAAATGTCCCcaagcagaaagaaaaagaaaaacaactcaccttaaataaaggaaaagaaagaagtaAACAACAAAGAACCAGATAAGCTGGGAATGACTGGAGGGCATCCCATACTCTGTGGGAACAGATGAATGAGCCCCTGCAGAAAGACAGGAACATTTACAGACTTGAATATTCATTTAAAATACAGATGCTCACTCtactctttgtttttgtgtaagaaaacacaaaatttcAACAAGATAATAGTTTTAGATGCATAACAATAGAATAGCTTTAATCACAGCACAACCCAAAGACATTATGATCAGTCAGATAAGAGATTTCCTGCATCTGAACAACTGTTACGGTGTGTTAAAAGATATCCTGCTAACAGTAATGACCTTGGCAAACAGCCAGACCTACTCaagtctgtgtttcagtgaaCTGCTTGTTCCTGCTCTCACCTGCACATGGGCGAGGCTCTCTGAGGATGTGCTTCAGCACCCAGTTCACCCCTTCATTTAGGACGATCCCACCAAAGAATGATATCTGGAAAACAGGTCAACAACACTTCAAACTCACCTGATTCAACATCATCCGTGATTAACCACCAGGAGTCACAGAAATCATTATGTCCTGTCACTAAATGTGACCCCGTTTCTGAAAACCCTGTTAAGAAAGTGCATAACTTACCGTGTGCAGTTCCCGTTTAAACACTATGAGAGTAACAAAACCCACAAGAATCGCTATGGGCAGGAGAGTGATGTAAGCCAGTACTTGCCCTGTGAGATCACCTAAAACAGGGACACAACACAGGCGTTAATGGGACAGACACCATAAGCCCTGGTATCAGCTAATATTTAAGTCCAAACATCACCTAGCATGTGAAATATACAACCCGGACGCGTCAAATATTGAACTATAGCTAAACGTAGTGAGGTGGTGCAGTATAGGCAAGGCTCTCTACCCCAAGCTATATTAATGGacaatataatttatttaattaatcTGAATCCTGCtcactgctttgtgttttacCCTAGTTGGACAAATCATTAACAGGCCAACGAGCTAACTAGATCGTTAGCTATAGCATTGACTCCATTCCTTTCAGGTGAAACTGCTAGATAGTTTCAGTACAGTCTTGAATACCATTTTGCTTCCCCGCCTGTTTAAAATTTCGTCTAATATTTTTAGCAGGACATATGATATTTACTAGCTCTTAAGTGACAAAAATATTGACGGAATTGAGACTGCTAGTAGGCTAGCTAGCCTTCATTGTGGCCATTGTAGGCGAGTGCGCATGCGTCGCTGTCTCACAATTTAGCAGCCCGGGTTACATTCCCTGCTGTGCAACGCGCTTTGCCGGAGCTCACAATTTGGCAATATCGCCGACGGCCGTGTACATTCAGTAGCGACAAAACACACGTACTATTCGAAATGAGAAAACGTCCGATGATTAGTAGAGTTCAGGTACTTTGACAACTATGTTAAATTGACTTACCCTCGGCAAACTCTACGTGTGTCAGAGATATGGACCGCCATTGAGGTGGTGCCGAGCACTGCTCTTGCATCGCCATCTTACCCGGACACAACCGGGCTGCCCCAGTGCCCCGCCCCAGACACGTGTCTGACCAATGGTGAGCGGAGCTGGGTGTTCAAACCGGCCCCGGCAGCAGAGCGACCGACCAATCACAGACACGCGGAGCCGATGAGATGTTTGGCCCATAGAGAAGAAATATTGAATGAAGAAAACAGAGGCAAAAGTCCAGCATTCAATATTAAAGGAGCGAACTGTGCTTCATTCAATAAGTTGGATTTTTCATGATCCGTCAATTAATTTTGGTCTTTTGCATTTTGATACTCACTATTTAGAGACTTTCCTGATCagatttgaatttatttatttatttatttatttatttatttatttatttatttatttatttatcacatcataaaacagcaaaacaaaaaacaaaaaacaaaaacaacagtcaaacaagtaacatcattgtgcaggagaggttagaagccaaaaaaggcttatatgaatacctccctggaaatgaacaatacagtgagaaaaaaaaaaaaagaaacaacaaggaaaaaagaattaactagaaaagcactcggagagcgaagacctccgccaaggctgatcagtgccccccccccccgtgggcccccccacgccaaggaggttatgtttttgccagggtttgtttgtttgtctgtctgtttgtctgtccgttagtgtgcaacataactcaaaaagttatggacagattttgatgaaattttcagggtttgttggaggttagaagccaaaaaaggcttatatgaatacctccctggaaatgaacaacacaatgagaaaaaaaaaagaaaagaaagaataacaaattaaaaatacaatgtaactgaattaataaactaaagttaaaaaataaaaataaataaataaaaattcttgttctcataaaaacagaatttaaccTTGCCTTGTTAACAGAAAAAAAGTATGTTTAAAAAACTTGGTCAAAATTCACACACATTTAAGGTATCTCCTTCCAGCAGActtcttcatttcttctttttttaatttcagtcatCATACCATATAACTGTTTACAAAACAGACTATTAACGCAACCATTATGCATCAGActgtaatttttcatttttttttctttttttgtgataaAAGAGAGTCTAAAAGTGTGTCCTCTTttctctttattatttatttatttatttatcacatcataaaacagcaaaaaaaaaacaaaaacaacagtcaaacaagtaacatcattgtgcaggagaggttagaagccaaaaaaggcttatatgaatacctccctggaaatgaacaatacagtgagaaaaaaaaaaaagaaacaacaaggaaaaaagaattaactagaaaagcactcggagagcgaagacctccgccaaggctgatcagtgcccccccccccgtgggcccccccacgccaaggaggttatgtttttgccagggtttgtttgtttgtttgtctgtctgtttgtctgtccgttagtgtgcaacataactcaaaaagttatggacagattttgatgaaattttcagggtttgttggaggttagaagccaaaaaaggcttatatgaatacctccctggaaatgaacaacacaatgaaaaaaaaaaaaaaaaaaaaagaaagaaaaacaaattaaaaatacaatgtaactgaattaataaactaaagttaaaaaataaaaataaataaataaaaattcttgttctcataaaaacag
This region of Sphaeramia orbicularis chromosome 12, fSphaOr1.1, whole genome shotgun sequence genomic DNA includes:
- the LOC115430405 gene encoding dolichyldiphosphatase 1-like isoform X1 — translated: MAMQEQCSAPPQWRSISLTHVEFAEGDLTGQVLAYITLLPIAILVGFVTLIVFKRELHTISFFGGIVLNEGVNWVLKHILREPRPCAGAHSSVPTEYGMPSSHSQLIWFFVVYFFLFLYLRMHQTNNARCVDLLWRHILSIILLGIALSVSYSRVYLLYHTWSQVFYGGVAGSTIGIIWFFFTQEVLTPLFPKIAAWPISEYFLVRDTSLIPNILWFEYTVTRSEARNRQRKLGTKLQ
- the LOC115430405 gene encoding dolichyldiphosphatase 1-like isoform X2, with translation MAMQEQCSAPPQWRSISLTHVEFAEGDLTGQVLAYITLLPIAILVGFVTLIVFKRELHTISFFGGIVLNEGVNWVLKHILREPRPCAGAHSSVPTEYGMPSSHSQLIWFFVVYFFLFLYLRMHQTNNARCVDLLWRHILSIILLGIALSVSYSRVYLLYHTWSQVFYGGVAGSTIGIIWFFFTQEVLTPLFPKIAAWPISEYFLVRDTSLIPNILWFEYTVTRSEAR